From one Triticum urartu cultivar G1812 chromosome 3, Tu2.1, whole genome shotgun sequence genomic stretch:
- the LOC125548631 gene encoding heavy metal-associated isoprenylated plant protein 28: MTIVEMCVHMCCAGCEKKIRKAVERLEGVDAVEIDMEMQKVTVSGDVDQKKVLKTVRRTGKRAVLWPTPFIAGAGAGGAVNLLAQQHQYHPGGAQMYATHASGPTSSYNYYKHGYDDSRLYGANSAVVGGTRATDYFSDENTGGCSIM; encoded by the exons ATGACG ATCGTGGAGATGTGCGTGCATATGTGCTGCGCCGGGTGCGAGAAGAAGATAAGGAAGGCAGTCGAGAGGTTAGAAG GAGTGGACGCGGTggagatcgacatggagatgcaGAAGGTGACGGTGAGCGGGGACGTGGACCAGAAGAAGGTGCTCAAGACGGTGAGGAGGACGGGAAAGCGCGCGGTGCTCTGGCCGACCCCCTTCATCGCCGGCGCGGGCGCCGGCGGCGCCGTCAACCTCCTCGCGCAGCAGCACCAGTACCACCCGGGCGGGGCCCAGATGTACGCGACCCACGCCTCGGGGCCCACGTCCTCGTACAACTACTACAAGCACGGATACGACGACTCGCGCCTCTACGGCGCCaactccgccgtcgtcggcggcACCAGGGCCACCGATTACTTCAGCGACGAGAACACCGGAGGCTGCTCCATAATGTGA
- the LOC125548630 gene encoding dof zinc finger protein 5-like — MLSHVEMAPAGAGGGFKLFGKVITQCVEGTQASPSPAFAAQDEERRLHGETDRTTTAVKREAADTDSSQHQQQQQGAEASRRTQLQESAEARAAAAPLPCPRCRSRETKFCYFNNYNVNQPRHFCKACHRYWTAGGALRNVPIGAGRRKNRPLGPIATVAGHHHHHRAAAGFVLGFPSPSSSPTSPPPVYADRWQLGPDRRF; from the coding sequence ATGCTCTCCCACGTCGAGATGGCACCCGCCGGGGCCGGCGGCGGCTTCAAGCTCTTCGGCAAGGTCATCACGCAGTGCGTCGAGGGGACCCAggcgtcgccgtcgcccgcgttCGCCGCGCAGGACGAGGAGCGGCGGCTGCACGGCGAGACGGACCGGACGACGACGGCGGTCAAGCGGGAGGCGGCGGACACGGACTCGTCGCAgcatcagcagcagcagcagggggCGGAGGCGTCGCGGCGGACGCAGCTGCAGGAGTCGGCGGAGGCGCGCGCGGCCGCGGCGCCGCTGCCGTGCCCGCGGTGCCGGAGCCGGGAGACCAAGTTCTGCTACTTCAACAACTACAACGTGAACCAGCCGCGCCACTTCTGCAAGGCCTGCCACCGCTACTGGACGGCCGGCGGCGCGCTCCGCAACGTGCCCATCGGCGCCGGCCGCCGCAAGAACCGCCCGCTCGGCCCCATCGCCACCGTCgccggccaccaccaccaccaccgcgccgccgccggctTCGTCCTCGGCTTCCCCagcccctcctcctcccccaccTCCCCACCGCCGGTGTACGCCGACCGGTGGCAGCTCGGCCCGGATCGCCGGTTCTGA